In Paeniglutamicibacter kerguelensis, one genomic interval encodes:
- a CDS encoding GNAT family N-acetyltransferase yields MSAEVAVRQASSEDVDALAPLFDAYRQFYDCPPDLPLARAYLADRIGTDESTVFIASTRAGDVVGFTQLYPTFCSVEASPIFVLYDLFVAPASRQHGVGRALLSKAEAFGRASGASRLDLSTAKTNVKAQSVYESLGWVRDKVFLQYSLPLA; encoded by the coding sequence ATGTCAGCTGAAGTTGCCGTCCGCCAAGCGTCATCCGAGGATGTCGATGCGCTTGCCCCGCTTTTCGACGCGTACCGACAGTTCTATGACTGCCCGCCGGATCTTCCGCTCGCCCGCGCCTACCTTGCCGACCGAATCGGGACAGACGAATCGACCGTCTTCATCGCGTCCACCAGGGCCGGGGACGTCGTGGGGTTTACCCAGCTTTACCCGACGTTTTGTTCGGTCGAGGCAAGTCCGATCTTTGTGCTCTACGACCTGTTTGTCGCGCCCGCTTCGAGGCAACACGGGGTCGGCCGGGCGCTGTTGAGCAAGGCCGAAGCGTTCGGGCGCGCCAGCGGCGCCTCGAGGCTGGACCTGTCCACGGCGAAGACCAACGTGAAGGCCCAATCCGTGTATGAATCGCTCGGATGGGTCCGCGACAAAGTTTTCTTGCAGTACTCGTTGCCCCTGGCATAG
- a CDS encoding TIGR03086 family metal-binding protein encodes MTIDISVFIPVDPDTAFALITEPERLRRWQTVAARVDLRVGGSYRWTIAPGHSAVGNFKEIEPGKRVVFTWGWEGPEAAEANPSTVAITLEPVEGGTTVRLVHEGLPGEQVAAHTEGWNHYLGRLEALATKGDAGADDWAAAPDPINELISAEATLAVAQRTLAALESSDMGLQTPCEDFTVAALVEHLVGSVVSIGKALGVDIDDDASASPEVRVADAAAATLDAFNARGLDGTIDMGFAELPAGTVANILNIEFLVHAWDFASATGRVLEVSPELSEYVLGLARNTIAPGMRGRTFAEETLVEESAESLDRLVAFTGRQVTKA; translated from the coding sequence ATGACCATTGACATATCCGTCTTCATTCCGGTCGATCCGGACACCGCGTTTGCACTCATCACCGAACCCGAACGTCTCCGCCGCTGGCAAACCGTGGCCGCCCGCGTGGACCTGAGGGTTGGCGGAAGCTACCGGTGGACCATCGCGCCAGGGCATTCGGCGGTTGGCAACTTTAAGGAAATCGAGCCGGGCAAGCGCGTCGTTTTCACGTGGGGCTGGGAGGGGCCGGAGGCCGCGGAAGCCAACCCTTCCACCGTCGCCATTACCCTTGAACCGGTGGAAGGCGGCACTACTGTCCGGCTAGTCCACGAGGGCCTCCCCGGCGAGCAAGTCGCTGCCCACACCGAGGGCTGGAATCACTACCTGGGCCGCCTCGAAGCCCTGGCCACCAAGGGTGATGCCGGGGCCGACGACTGGGCTGCCGCCCCGGATCCGATCAACGAACTGATCAGCGCCGAAGCCACACTGGCCGTTGCCCAGCGCACCCTGGCCGCCTTGGAATCGTCGGACATGGGCCTGCAGACGCCCTGTGAGGATTTCACCGTGGCCGCTCTCGTCGAGCATCTTGTTGGATCCGTAGTCAGCATCGGCAAGGCCCTGGGCGTCGACATCGACGACGATGCCAGCGCATCACCCGAAGTCCGCGTGGCCGATGCCGCAGCCGCAACGTTGGATGCCTTCAACGCCCGCGGACTGGATGGCACCATCGACATGGGATTCGCCGAATTGCCGGCTGGCACCGTGGCCAACATCCTGAACATTGAGTTCCTGGTCCATGCCTGGGACTTCGCGTCCGCGACGGGACGGGTTCTTGAAGTTTCGCCGGAACTTTCCGAATACGTCTTGGGACTGGCCCGGAACACCATCGCCCCGGGCATGCGCGGACGGACCTTCGCCGAGGAAACCCTCGTCGAGGAATCCGCCGAGAGCCTGGACAGGCTCGTTGCATTTACCGGCAGGCAAGTCACCAAGGCCTGA
- a CDS encoding asparaginase, with translation MNPSNFPAHAPLAVQTRGETIESVHFGSLVALAPNGETVLTRGEPESPTYPRSALKPLIAVALVRAGLELPPAQLALAAASHSGSAEHQDQAEKILADAGLEPGALGNSTDLPYGVAERHAWIQDGNGPTRLAQNCSGKHAAMLAACVLNGWPLDNYLQHAHPLPTLIREVIGELTGEPTTLISTDGCGTEVFALSLTGMARAFQKLVTAPVGTAEHQVASAMRTHPEMVAGLGRDVTELMGAVPGLLAKDGFEGIQLIALADGAAVALKISDGGDRARMPAAVPALLALGVDKTSLEPFNNLPALGGGHQVGALYGLPLP, from the coding sequence ATGAACCCGAGCAACTTCCCCGCCCATGCCCCGCTCGCCGTACAGACGCGCGGCGAAACCATCGAAAGCGTCCACTTCGGCTCCCTCGTGGCACTGGCCCCGAACGGCGAAACCGTGCTCACCCGAGGCGAGCCCGAATCGCCGACATATCCGCGGTCGGCCCTGAAGCCGTTGATCGCCGTGGCCCTTGTGCGTGCGGGACTGGAGCTGCCCCCCGCACAGCTGGCCCTGGCCGCGGCCAGCCACTCCGGCTCCGCCGAGCACCAAGACCAGGCGGAAAAGATCCTCGCCGACGCCGGGCTGGAACCCGGGGCCTTGGGCAACTCGACAGACCTGCCCTACGGAGTGGCCGAACGTCACGCCTGGATCCAAGACGGCAACGGGCCCACCCGGCTGGCCCAGAACTGCTCGGGCAAGCACGCGGCCATGCTCGCCGCCTGCGTGCTCAACGGCTGGCCGCTGGATAACTATCTGCAGCACGCACACCCACTGCCCACGCTCATCCGCGAGGTGATCGGCGAACTCACCGGCGAACCCACCACCCTGATCAGCACCGACGGCTGCGGCACCGAGGTCTTCGCGCTCTCGCTGACGGGCATGGCCCGGGCCTTCCAAAAACTGGTCACCGCGCCCGTGGGGACCGCGGAGCACCAGGTGGCCAGCGCAATGCGCACCCACCCCGAGATGGTTGCCGGACTCGGACGCGACGTCACCGAGCTCATGGGCGCAGTCCCCGGACTGCTGGCCAAGGACGGATTCGAGGGAATCCAGCTAATCGCGCTGGCCGACGGCGCCGCCGTTGCCCTGAAGATCTCCGACGGAGGCGACCGCGCGCGGATGCCCGCGGCCGTCCCGGCCCTGCTGGCACTGGGCGTGGATAAGACTTCACTGGAACCATTCAACAACCTGCCCGCCCTAGGCGGTGGCCATCAGGTCGGCGCCCTCTACGGGCTGCCGCTGCCCTAG
- a CDS encoding ArsR/SmtB family transcription factor: MLDLLETAAEPNRRRLLQLLGRGEVSVNELAENFPVSRSAISQHLRLLADVGLVQARKDGRRRLYSLDPHGMARLRDSLESFWNTELDQLAADAASAQSSQSPPHPKENSDDH, encoded by the coding sequence ATGCTCGATCTCCTGGAAACCGCAGCCGAACCCAACAGGCGACGCTTGTTGCAGCTGCTGGGTCGCGGAGAAGTGAGCGTCAACGAGTTGGCGGAGAACTTTCCTGTCAGCCGATCCGCGATCTCCCAGCATCTAAGGCTGCTGGCTGACGTCGGATTGGTCCAGGCCAGGAAGGACGGCCGGCGTCGGCTTTACAGCTTGGACCCGCATGGCATGGCCCGACTTCGCGACTCGCTGGAATCGTTTTGGAACACCGAGCTGGACCAGCTTGCGGCGGACGCCGCCTCGGCCCAGTCGTCCCAATCACCACCCCATCCCAAGGAGAATTCCGATGACCATTGA
- a CDS encoding aspartate ammonia-lyase, which translates to MSETTAILQAAIPQAVRSEHDLIGDRDIPAEAYWGVHTLRAVENFPITGQPLSTNSHLVVALAMVKQAAAQANQELGLLDAQRADAIITACREIIGGKFHDQFVVDVIQGGAGTSSNMNANEVIANRALEILGHAKGEYQFLHPNDHVNLSQSTNDVYPTAVRVATIFGAKSLVSAMEHLGAAFAAKAVEFRTVVKMGRTQLQDAVPMTLGQEFNAYAVTLGEDRARLAESTLLIHEINLGATAIGTELNAPPGYSALACTHLAAISGLKLETAFDLIEATADVGAFVHLSGVLKRVAVKLSKVCNDLRLLSSGPRAGLGEIDLPAVQSGSSIMPGKVNPVIPEVVNQVAYEVIGNDVTITMAAESGQLQLNAFEPIIVHSLTKSMRHLEAACITLADKCIVGITAHEDKLRAQVENSIGLVTALTVQLGYAASTKIALEALATGRGVAELVLEHGLLTAEQLNELLRPERLANLSE; encoded by the coding sequence ATGTCTGAAACCACCGCCATTCTGCAGGCCGCAATTCCACAGGCCGTACGCAGCGAACACGACCTGATCGGCGACAGGGACATTCCCGCGGAAGCCTACTGGGGCGTCCACACCCTGCGCGCCGTGGAAAACTTCCCGATCACCGGCCAGCCGCTCTCCACCAACTCGCACCTGGTGGTGGCCCTGGCCATGGTCAAGCAGGCCGCCGCCCAAGCAAACCAGGAACTGGGCTTGCTCGACGCCCAGCGCGCGGACGCCATCATCACGGCGTGCAGGGAGATCATCGGCGGCAAGTTCCATGACCAGTTTGTTGTCGACGTGATCCAGGGCGGTGCCGGCACGTCCTCGAACATGAACGCCAACGAGGTCATCGCCAACCGGGCGCTGGAAATCCTGGGCCATGCCAAGGGCGAGTACCAGTTCCTGCACCCCAACGACCACGTGAACCTCAGCCAGTCGACGAACGACGTGTACCCGACCGCGGTGCGCGTTGCCACCATCTTCGGCGCCAAGTCGTTGGTCTCGGCGATGGAACACCTCGGCGCGGCCTTCGCCGCCAAGGCCGTGGAATTCCGCACCGTCGTGAAGATGGGTCGCACCCAGCTGCAGGACGCAGTCCCGATGACCCTCGGCCAGGAATTCAACGCCTATGCCGTCACGCTCGGCGAGGACCGCGCCCGGCTCGCCGAATCCACGCTGCTCATCCACGAGATCAACCTGGGCGCCACCGCCATCGGCACAGAGCTGAACGCGCCTCCGGGCTACTCCGCGCTGGCGTGCACGCACCTTGCCGCGATCTCCGGGCTCAAGCTGGAGACGGCCTTCGACCTGATCGAGGCCACCGCCGACGTCGGCGCCTTCGTGCACCTCTCCGGGGTGCTCAAGCGCGTGGCGGTCAAGCTCTCCAAGGTCTGCAACGACCTGCGCCTGCTCTCCTCCGGCCCGCGGGCGGGGCTGGGCGAAATCGACCTGCCCGCGGTGCAGTCCGGCTCCTCGATCATGCCCGGCAAGGTCAACCCGGTGATCCCCGAGGTCGTGAACCAGGTGGCCTACGAGGTCATCGGCAACGACGTGACCATCACGATGGCCGCCGAGTCCGGGCAGCTGCAGCTGAACGCCTTCGAGCCGATCATCGTGCACAGCCTGACCAAGTCGATGCGCCACCTGGAGGCCGCGTGCATCACGCTGGCCGACAAGTGCATCGTCGGCATCACGGCCCACGAGGACAAGCTGCGGGCCCAGGTCGAGAATTCCATCGGCCTGGTTACCGCGCTGACCGTCCAGCTGGGCTACGCCGCCTCGACCAAGATCGCTTTGGAGGCCCTTGCCACCGGACGCGGTGTGGCCGAGCTGGTCCTCGAGCATGGCTTGCTCACCGCGGAGCAGCTCAACGAGTTGCTGCGTCCCGAGCGCCTGGCCAACCTCAGCGAATAG
- a CDS encoding TetR/AcrR family transcriptional regulator, with protein MTGNKGTLRQTAILDAVEEVLTSKGNAGSAMRDFAAAAGVRVGHLQHYFPTRADLIRAVLERSLQRSLQRLNDVARFGAAEGPGSTEPLTREHSHRLITALLAEHSDITGIRMHVEVWAIASSDSQIASAVRSFYARYAGHVSELVHHARPGLPDMHRDAVAGTIVSLFEGAAVTRSDIGGLRTEDTDAELIRTAQWLIHGA; from the coding sequence ATGACCGGAAACAAGGGCACCCTCAGGCAAACAGCGATCCTTGATGCTGTTGAGGAAGTACTCACGTCCAAAGGCAATGCCGGCTCGGCGATGCGGGATTTCGCGGCCGCTGCCGGGGTCCGCGTGGGGCACTTGCAGCACTATTTTCCCACCAGGGCTGACCTGATCCGGGCCGTTCTTGAACGCTCGCTCCAACGGTCACTTCAACGGCTGAACGATGTGGCCCGGTTCGGTGCCGCAGAGGGTCCGGGCTCGACCGAACCCCTAACCAGGGAACATTCGCATCGCTTGATTACCGCGCTCTTGGCGGAGCACTCGGACATTACCGGAATCCGTATGCACGTTGAGGTGTGGGCCATCGCTTCGTCGGATTCGCAGATCGCCTCGGCGGTCAGGTCCTTCTACGCCCGATATGCCGGACATGTGAGTGAGCTCGTGCATCATGCCAGGCCCGGGCTCCCGGACATGCATCGGGATGCAGTGGCCGGCACGATTGTCAGTCTCTTTGAAGGCGCTGCCGTGACGCGGTCAGACATCGGGGGACTCCGCACGGAGGACACCGATGCCGAGTTGATCCGTACGGCACAGTGGCTTATCCATGGTGCTTGA
- a CDS encoding amino acid permease, producing the protein MNNEVQEPRTTVATDTPNSALTAEDAGMHKGLKSRQIQMIAIGGAIGTGLFMGAGGRLAGAGPALMFSYAVCGFFAFLILRALGELVVHRPSSGSFVSYAREFFGEKAAFVTGWLYWLNWAMTAIVDITAIALYMNFFAKYVPWIGAVPQWVWALAALLLVLGLNLVSVKVFGELEFWFALIKVVALVGFLLVGTYFVIFGTPVAGHEVGFSLIADNGGLFPNGLLPVVVVMQGVVFAYASIELIGTAAGETQNPEKVMPKAINTVIIRIAVFYVGSLVLLSLLLPYSAYKAGESPFVTFFGSIGVDGMDSIMNLVVLTAAMSSLNAGLYSTGRILRSMALAGSAPSFAAKLNSRGVPYGGIALTAAVAGLGVVLNAIVPAQAFEIVLNMAALGIIASWGMIVLCQLALYRLAKRGAAVRPAFRMIGAPYTGYLTLAFLLAVIVLMAFDSPVGTWTVASIIVIIPALMLGWYLSRGRINEIAAARHESAGAPSASAHEGLAVTAVGLDQK; encoded by the coding sequence ATGAACAATGAAGTTCAAGAACCCCGCACCACCGTTGCTACCGACACCCCGAATTCGGCATTGACCGCCGAAGATGCCGGGATGCACAAGGGATTGAAATCCCGCCAGATCCAGATGATCGCCATCGGCGGGGCCATCGGCACGGGGCTGTTCATGGGTGCCGGGGGCCGCCTGGCGGGAGCAGGCCCGGCATTGATGTTCAGCTACGCGGTCTGTGGGTTCTTCGCGTTCCTGATTCTGCGCGCGCTGGGCGAATTGGTCGTCCACCGCCCGTCCTCCGGCTCCTTCGTCTCCTACGCCCGCGAGTTCTTCGGGGAAAAGGCGGCGTTCGTGACGGGGTGGCTTTACTGGCTCAACTGGGCGATGACCGCCATCGTGGACATCACCGCCATCGCGCTGTACATGAACTTCTTCGCCAAGTACGTCCCCTGGATCGGGGCAGTCCCGCAGTGGGTGTGGGCGCTTGCCGCGCTGCTGTTGGTGCTGGGACTGAACCTCGTCTCGGTGAAGGTCTTCGGCGAGCTGGAGTTCTGGTTCGCCCTGATCAAGGTCGTTGCGCTGGTCGGGTTCCTTCTGGTGGGCACCTACTTCGTCATCTTCGGAACGCCCGTGGCCGGGCACGAGGTCGGGTTCTCCCTGATCGCCGACAATGGCGGGCTCTTCCCCAACGGGCTGCTGCCGGTGGTCGTGGTGATGCAGGGAGTCGTGTTCGCCTACGCCTCGATCGAGCTGATCGGCACCGCGGCCGGGGAAACGCAGAATCCCGAGAAGGTCATGCCCAAGGCCATCAACACGGTGATCATCCGCATCGCCGTCTTCTACGTCGGCTCGCTGGTGCTGCTTTCGCTGCTGCTGCCCTACTCCGCCTACAAGGCGGGCGAGTCGCCGTTCGTCACGTTCTTCGGCTCCATCGGTGTCGATGGCATGGACTCGATCATGAACCTGGTGGTGCTCACCGCCGCAATGTCCTCGCTGAACGCCGGCCTGTATTCCACCGGACGGATCCTGCGCTCGATGGCCCTGGCCGGATCCGCGCCGAGTTTTGCCGCCAAGTTGAACAGCCGCGGCGTGCCCTACGGCGGCATCGCACTGACCGCCGCCGTCGCCGGCCTGGGCGTGGTCCTCAACGCCATCGTCCCGGCCCAGGCCTTTGAGATCGTGCTGAACATGGCGGCACTGGGCATCATCGCGTCCTGGGGCATGATCGTTCTGTGCCAGCTGGCGCTCTACCGCCTGGCCAAGCGAGGCGCGGCCGTCCGTCCCGCGTTCCGGATGATCGGCGCCCCCTACACCGGCTACCTGACCTTGGCGTTCCTGCTGGCGGTGATCGTGCTGATGGCCTTTGATTCCCCGGTGGGCACCTGGACCGTGGCCTCGATCATCGTGATCATCCCCGCGCTGATGTTGGGTTGGTACCTCTCACGTGGCCGCATCAACGAGATCGCCGCAGCCCGACATGAATCCGCCGGGGCACCATCGGCGTCGGCGCACGAAGGTCTCGCCGTGACCGCCGTCGGGCTGGACCAGAAATAG
- a CDS encoding PspA/IM30 family protein, with the protein MAKNSIFSRIFKIGKSNANAALDALEDPQKMLDQSVRDYSNNIAEAESAVVQTIGNLRMQEEDYKKAVQDAQQWGNKALAASNKAEEFVAAGDAANAQKFNQLATVAIQRQMASEKTAANLEPAITSQRQVVEKLKTGLDTMKTKRQELISKRDELVARARNAKTQSQMMEAVKALDMSDPTSEIGRFESKIRADEAKVLGAAELAASSLDSQFAALEDLGESTEIEARLAAIKASSNILEEAPATPAVEAAAPEVSEIEARLAAMKKNNAQGV; encoded by the coding sequence ATGGCGAAGAACTCAATTTTTTCCCGAATATTCAAGATCGGGAAGTCGAACGCCAACGCGGCGTTGGACGCACTTGAAGACCCACAAAAGATGCTGGATCAGTCGGTGCGCGACTACAGCAACAACATCGCCGAGGCAGAATCGGCGGTGGTCCAGACGATCGGCAACCTGCGCATGCAGGAAGAAGATTACAAAAAGGCTGTCCAGGATGCCCAGCAGTGGGGCAACAAGGCCCTTGCCGCCTCCAACAAGGCCGAGGAATTTGTTGCGGCCGGCGACGCGGCAAACGCCCAGAAGTTCAACCAGCTCGCAACGGTTGCCATCCAGCGCCAGATGGCCAGCGAAAAGACTGCGGCAAACCTGGAACCCGCAATCACCTCGCAGCGCCAGGTTGTTGAAAAGCTCAAGACCGGTCTGGACACCATGAAGACCAAGCGCCAGGAGCTCATCTCCAAGCGCGACGAGTTGGTTGCCCGTGCCCGCAACGCCAAGACCCAGAGCCAGATGATGGAAGCGGTCAAGGCGCTCGACATGAGCGACCCGACCTCGGAAATCGGCCGTTTCGAATCCAAGATCCGCGCCGACGAGGCAAAGGTTCTCGGAGCCGCCGAATTGGCCGCATCTTCGCTCGATTCGCAGTTCGCTGCACTCGAGGATCTTGGCGAAAGCACCGAGATCGAAGCCCGTCTGGCTGCCATAAAGGCCAGCAGCAACATCCTCGAGGAAGCCCCGGCAACGCCGGCCGTCGAAGCCGCCGCACCGGAGGTTTCCGAGATCGAAGCCCGCCTGGCCGCCATGAAGAAGAACAACGCCCAGGGCGTCTAG
- a CDS encoding SRPBCC family protein yields the protein MKSTYASRARDIADYTVNPGNASQWYGNIASATWLIAPLLSWVPGWRSAPAFLGRTLDYRYEVVEIVPKARLATRTNQGPFPMQTTYTWSDARDGTFTTLCNNGEPRGLSVVAGAFMGPMMRPAMRKDLANPTSVLESQRRQT from the coding sequence CTGAAATCCACATACGCGTCCCGCGCGCGGGACATCGCGGACTATACGGTAAACCCGGGCAATGCCTCGCAGTGGTACGGAAACATCGCCTCCGCCACGTGGCTGATCGCACCGCTGCTGTCGTGGGTTCCCGGGTGGCGTTCAGCGCCCGCTTTCCTGGGCCGGACGTTGGACTACAGGTATGAGGTCGTCGAAATCGTGCCGAAGGCAAGGCTCGCGACGCGGACAAACCAAGGACCGTTCCCGATGCAGACAACCTACACGTGGTCCGACGCCCGCGATGGGACATTCACGACTCTGTGCAACAACGGCGAACCCCGCGGATTATCCGTTGTTGCCGGGGCATTCATGGGCCCTATGATGCGCCCAGCCATGCGCAAGGACTTGGCAAACCCAACGTCGGTCCTTGAGTCGCAGCGGCGACAAACATAA
- a CDS encoding acyl-CoA dehydrogenase has protein sequence MTLDTADATIDVAALGDQLLGRWADIRKKSRALAGTEAVRGTPGLGMDDHRERVFGQLKVLVDSGAVHRAFPRHLGGEDNHGGSIASFEELVVADPSLQIKAGVQWGLFGCAVLHLGTQEHHDKWLPGIMSLEIPGAFAMTEIGHGSDVASIGTTATYDADTQEFVINTPFKAAWKEFLGNAGVHGKAAVVFAQLITRGVNHGVHAFYVDIRDENGFPPGIGGQDDGLKGGLNGIDNGRLHFTNVRIPRANLLNRYGSVTEDGTYSSPIHSPGRRFFTMLGTLVQGRVSLDGAATAASKVALQIAVTYANQRRQFNASSDTVEETLMDYQRHQRRLIPRLARTYAASFAHEELLAKFDGVFSGATETDEDRQDLETFAAALKSLSTWDALDTLQECREACGGSGFIAENRFTQLRADLDIYVTFEGDNNVLLQLVGKRLLTDYGQEFRDLNAGVLARYVVKHAENVALNRSGLRSVAQAVADTGSERKSANFFKDEANQRALLTDRVNAMVGEIADALRGVSTKDRAKSAAAFNSRQDQLIAAARAHGELLRWEAFTRALAETTDTGTRTVLTWLRDVFALTLIEENLGWYLMNGRLSMQRARTLSGYVNILLDRLRPHAQDLVDAFGYGPEHLRAAIANGGENERQDEALEYYRRLRASADAPVDEKVLIARAKAAKKAAHQGGKK, from the coding sequence ATGACCCTAGACACCGCCGACGCCACCATCGATGTGGCAGCACTCGGCGATCAGCTGCTTGGCCGCTGGGCTGACATCCGCAAGAAGTCGCGCGCGCTGGCCGGCACCGAGGCCGTGCGCGGAACCCCGGGGCTCGGCATGGACGACCACCGCGAACGGGTCTTCGGCCAGCTCAAGGTGCTCGTGGATTCGGGCGCGGTGCACCGGGCCTTCCCGAGGCACCTTGGCGGCGAGGACAACCACGGCGGATCCATCGCCAGCTTCGAGGAACTCGTCGTTGCCGACCCGTCGCTGCAAATCAAGGCCGGAGTCCAGTGGGGGCTGTTCGGCTGCGCGGTGCTTCACCTCGGAACCCAGGAACACCACGACAAGTGGCTGCCGGGCATCATGAGTCTGGAGATCCCCGGTGCCTTCGCCATGACCGAAATCGGCCACGGTTCGGACGTTGCTTCCATCGGCACCACCGCCACCTACGATGCCGACACGCAGGAATTCGTCATCAACACCCCGTTCAAGGCCGCCTGGAAGGAATTCCTCGGCAACGCTGGCGTCCACGGCAAGGCGGCAGTCGTCTTCGCCCAACTGATCACCCGTGGCGTCAACCACGGCGTGCACGCCTTCTACGTTGACATCCGCGACGAGAACGGCTTCCCGCCCGGCATCGGCGGCCAGGACGACGGGCTCAAGGGCGGTCTCAACGGCATCGACAACGGCCGGCTGCACTTCACCAACGTGCGCATTCCGCGCGCCAACCTGCTCAACCGCTACGGCAGCGTCACCGAGGACGGCACCTACTCCTCCCCGATCCACTCCCCCGGCCGCCGCTTCTTCACCATGCTCGGCACCCTGGTCCAGGGCCGTGTCTCCCTTGACGGGGCAGCCACCGCCGCATCCAAGGTCGCCCTGCAGATCGCCGTGACCTACGCGAATCAGCGCCGCCAGTTCAACGCTTCCTCGGACACCGTCGAGGAAACGCTCATGGACTACCAGCGCCACCAGCGCCGGCTCATCCCGCGTCTGGCCCGCACCTACGCGGCATCCTTCGCCCACGAGGAACTGCTCGCAAAGTTCGACGGCGTCTTCTCCGGTGCCACCGAAACCGACGAAGACCGCCAGGACCTTGAGACATTTGCCGCGGCCCTGAAGTCGCTGAGCACCTGGGATGCACTGGATACGCTGCAGGAATGCCGTGAGGCCTGCGGCGGCTCCGGTTTCATCGCGGAGAACCGCTTTACCCAGCTCCGTGCCGACCTGGACATCTACGTGACCTTCGAGGGCGACAACAACGTCCTGCTGCAGCTGGTGGGCAAGCGCCTGCTCACCGACTACGGCCAGGAGTTCCGCGATCTGAACGCAGGCGTGCTGGCCCGCTACGTGGTCAAGCACGCCGAAAACGTGGCGCTGAACCGCTCGGGGCTGCGTTCGGTTGCCCAGGCCGTCGCCGACACCGGCTCGGAGCGCAAGAGCGCGAACTTCTTCAAGGACGAGGCCAACCAGCGTGCCCTGCTCACCGACCGGGTCAATGCCATGGTCGGGGAAATCGCCGATGCGCTGCGCGGGGTCTCCACCAAGGACCGGGCCAAGAGCGCCGCGGCCTTCAACTCCCGCCAGGACCAGCTCATCGCCGCAGCCCGGGCGCACGGCGAGCTGCTGCGCTGGGAGGCCTTCACCCGAGCCCTCGCCGAAACCACCGACACCGGTACCCGGACGGTGCTCACCTGGTTGCGCGATGTCTTTGCCTTGACCCTCATTGAGGAGAACCTCGGCTGGTACCTGATGAACGGGCGCTTGTCCATGCAGCGGGCCCGCACCCTCTCGGGCTACGTGAACATCCTGCTGGATCGCCTGCGCCCTCACGCCCAGGACCTGGTCGATGCCTTCGGCTACGGCCCGGAGCACCTGCGTGCAGCCATCGCCAACGGCGGGGAAAACGAGCGCCAGGACGAGGCCCTGGAGTACTACCGCCGCCTACGCGCCAGCGCCGATGCCCCGGTGGATGAGAAGGTGTTGATCGCCCGTGCAAAGGCGGCCAAGAAGGCCGCACACCAGGGCGGAAAGAAGTAG
- a CDS encoding FadR/GntR family transcriptional regulator: MNLSDSRTVGPHSIVRTSAAEAVFNAIRHSIESGELPVGSKLGAEAALAARYSVSRSVIREALRSAAALGLTETKTGKGTFVIASRAGGDLKLGLFSARSLMEARPHIEVPGAELAAARATAEQLEEMHGILEAMEDEDDPEIWVALDASFHAAIARASGNGVFERVVNDIREAMVNQSETINLITGRQHPSHAEHREILAAIETGNSDAAGRAMAAHLTAVDEALTLILGAKKA, encoded by the coding sequence ATGAACCTGTCAGACAGCCGGACAGTAGGACCGCATTCGATCGTGAGGACGAGTGCCGCCGAAGCCGTCTTCAACGCCATCCGCCACTCCATCGAATCCGGTGAGTTGCCGGTCGGCAGCAAACTCGGCGCCGAGGCGGCACTTGCCGCTCGGTATTCGGTGAGCCGCTCCGTGATTCGCGAGGCGTTGCGCTCCGCGGCAGCCCTTGGCCTTACCGAAACCAAGACCGGCAAGGGAACCTTTGTCATAGCCAGCCGCGCCGGCGGCGACCTGAAGCTCGGCCTCTTCTCTGCCCGCAGTCTCATGGAGGCACGCCCGCACATCGAGGTTCCCGGGGCCGAACTGGCCGCGGCCCGCGCCACCGCGGAACAGCTTGAGGAAATGCACGGAATCCTCGAGGCCATGGAGGACGAGGACGATCCCGAAATCTGGGTCGCGCTGGATGCCAGTTTCCACGCCGCCATTGCCCGCGCCAGCGGCAACGGGGTCTTCGAGCGGGTCGTCAACGACATCCGCGAGGCCATGGTCAACCAATCCGAGACCATCAACCTCATCACCGGCCGCCAGCACCCCTCCCACGCCGAACACCGTGAAATCCTCGCAGCCATCGAGACCGGCAACAGCGACGCGGCCGGACGGGCCATGGCCGCGCACCTGACGGCAGTGGACGAGGCACTGACATTGATCCTTGGAGCCAAAAAAGCATGA